One genomic window of Halobellus limi includes the following:
- a CDS encoding methylglyoxal synthase, producing the protein MRLALIAHDEKKPDIIEFAESRLDDLERFDLMATGTTGKRLRESTGLDVERKQSGPIGGDMQIGAEIADGNCDGVIFLRDPLTAQPHEPDISALLRLCDVHSIPLATNLASADAVLDELVRVLDGGDRPESREAPVDDRPERRESPDGDDASESQR; encoded by the coding sequence ATGCGTCTCGCGCTGATCGCCCACGACGAGAAGAAGCCCGACATCATCGAGTTCGCGGAGAGCAGGCTCGACGACCTCGAGCGGTTCGACCTGATGGCGACGGGGACGACCGGCAAGCGACTGCGGGAGTCGACCGGCCTCGACGTCGAACGGAAGCAGTCCGGGCCCATCGGGGGCGATATGCAGATCGGCGCGGAGATCGCCGACGGGAACTGCGACGGCGTGATCTTCCTCCGGGACCCCCTGACGGCGCAGCCGCACGAACCGGACATCAGCGCGCTCCTTCGCCTCTGCGACGTCCACTCGATCCCGCTGGCGACGAACCTCGCCAGCGCCGACGCCGTCCTCGACGAACTCGTGCGCGTGCTCGACGGCGGAGATCGACCGGAATCTCGGGAAGCGCCCGTCGACGATCGTCCGGAGCGCCGCGAGTCCCCGGACGGCGACGACGCCTCGGAGTCTCAGCGCTGA